A single genomic interval of Nostoc commune NIES-4072 harbors:
- a CDS encoding DUF4360 domain-containing protein, giving the protein MKVLTALISSLTLLSLNVVGLSEAQAQTPAFQFESVPVTVFGNGCPSGDAVVSLVGNTLSVTFPRFQATAVSPRVVSQSCNLRIGLNIPRGYKIQPINLRYSGSANVPQGGTAALRVRPVFQGQVIPSTNDLNANFPSGSSGGWLKDVAITGDTVDACANRVSSVFGINTTLIARATNVAAGQRTQIGFNGIYRIRFNLTPC; this is encoded by the coding sequence ATGAAAGTTTTAACTGCTCTTATTTCCAGTTTGACGCTACTGAGTTTAAATGTTGTGGGTTTATCGGAGGCACAGGCTCAAACACCAGCATTTCAGTTTGAAAGTGTTCCAGTAACTGTTTTCGGAAATGGCTGCCCGTCGGGAGATGCCGTTGTAAGTTTGGTAGGAAATACTCTGTCTGTAACTTTCCCTCGATTTCAGGCTACAGCTGTATCTCCTAGAGTTGTATCACAATCTTGCAATCTCAGAATTGGGCTTAATATACCTAGAGGCTACAAAATTCAGCCCATTAACCTGAGGTATTCTGGTTCTGCAAATGTGCCTCAGGGAGGTACTGCTGCCCTAAGGGTTAGACCAGTGTTTCAAGGGCAAGTAATTCCATCTACGAATGATCTAAACGCAAACTTTCCGTCTGGCTCTTCAGGTGGATGGTTAAAAGATGTAGCTATTACAGGAGATACAGTAGACGCGTGTGCTAACCGAGTGAGTTCGGTTTTTGGCATCAACACAACTTTGATAGCGCGTGCTACAAATGTGGCTGCGGGGCAGCGAACTCAAATTGGATTCAATGGAATTTATAGAATTAGGTTTAATTTGACTCCTTGCTAG
- a CDS encoding 30S ribosomal protein S1 yields MVNQNLTATEIGFTHEDFAALLDKYDYHFSPGDVVPGTVFSIEPRGALIDIGAKTAAYIPIQEMSINRVDSPEEVLQSNETREFFILTDENEDGQLTLSIRRIEYMRAWERVRQLQAEDATVRSGVFATNRGGALVRIEGLRGFIPGSHISTRKPKEELVGEDLPLKFLEVDEERNRLVLSHRRALVERKMNRLEVGEVVIGTVRGIKPYGAFIDIGGVSGLLHISEISHEHIDTPHSVFNVNDEVKVMIIDLDAERGRISLSTKQLEPEPGDMIKNRDLVYDKAEEMAAKYREQLLAKQQGATASPAAEVVAEEDIPPAAELDEDIPPAAELEEDIPPATETEEDIPTAVETEEGIPAAIEE; encoded by the coding sequence ATGGTCAATCAGAATTTAACCGCTACAGAAATTGGATTCACTCACGAAGATTTCGCTGCTCTACTTGACAAATACGATTATCATTTTAGCCCTGGTGATGTTGTCCCAGGAACAGTTTTCAGTATAGAGCCGCGCGGCGCTCTGATTGACATTGGTGCTAAAACTGCAGCATATATTCCTATACAAGAAATGTCTATTAACCGGGTAGACAGCCCGGAAGAAGTCTTACAGTCAAACGAAACACGGGAATTTTTCATCCTCACCGATGAAAACGAAGATGGTCAATTAACCCTTTCCATTCGCCGTATTGAATATATGCGGGCTTGGGAGCGCGTGCGCCAGCTGCAAGCAGAAGATGCTACTGTTCGTTCTGGCGTATTTGCAACCAATCGCGGTGGAGCATTGGTACGGATTGAGGGATTACGCGGCTTTATCCCCGGCTCCCATATCAGTACCCGCAAACCTAAAGAAGAATTGGTAGGCGAAGATTTGCCATTGAAATTTCTAGAGGTGGACGAAGAACGTAACCGTTTAGTTCTATCTCACCGTCGGGCGCTGGTTGAACGTAAGATGAACCGCCTAGAAGTCGGCGAAGTAGTAATTGGTACAGTTCGTGGGATCAAACCCTACGGTGCTTTCATCGACATTGGCGGCGTGAGTGGTCTACTGCACATTTCTGAAATTTCCCACGAACATATTGATACACCTCATAGCGTGTTCAATGTCAATGATGAAGTAAAAGTTATGATCATTGACTTGGATGCAGAAAGGGGTCGCATTTCCCTATCTACCAAGCAGCTAGAACCCGAACCCGGCGACATGATTAAAAACCGGGATTTGGTCTACGATAAAGCAGAAGAAATGGCTGCTAAGTATCGTGAACAACTGTTAGCCAAGCAACAAGGTGCTACTGCGTCTCCTGCTGCTGAAGTTGTAGCAGAAGAAGATATTCCACCAGCAGCAGAACTTGACGAAGATATTCCACCAGCAGCGGAACTTGAAGAAGATATTCCACCAGCAACGGAAACTGAAGAAGATATTCCTACAGCAGTGGAAACTGAAGAGGGAATTCCAGCAGCTATTGAAGAATAA
- a CDS encoding DUF4360 domain-containing protein — MKILTGLISSLTLLSLNVVGLSQVQAQQTPQGFTFQKVPVTLFGNGCPRGTAEGILNGDTLSVTFSQFEAKALFPRVVSAACNLRIGLNVPSGLNVQPVNVQYLGFADVPKGGSADLNVRILFQGQIVPTNNDPNRRFNSPFSDVWDKNVGITLGTINACKNPVSSVFGINTNLTARATTVAQNQETQIRIDTIDTTIGPVLFQIKFAFNPC, encoded by the coding sequence ATGAAAATTTTAACTGGTCTGATTTCCAGCTTGACGCTACTGAGTTTAAATGTTGTTGGTTTATCTCAGGTACAGGCTCAACAAACACCACAAGGATTTACTTTTCAAAAAGTTCCAGTAACTCTTTTCGGAAATGGTTGCCCAAGGGGAACAGCAGAGGGAATTTTGAATGGAGATACTCTTTCAGTAACATTTTCTCAGTTTGAAGCTAAAGCTTTGTTTCCTAGAGTTGTATCAGCAGCCTGCAATCTACGGATCGGTCTTAATGTACCTTCTGGATTGAATGTTCAGCCGGTTAACGTCCAGTATCTTGGCTTTGCAGATGTGCCTAAAGGAGGCAGTGCTGACCTGAACGTTAGAATACTATTTCAAGGTCAAATAGTACCAACTAACAATGATCCAAACCGAAGGTTTAACAGTCCCTTCTCAGATGTTTGGGACAAAAATGTAGGTATTACATTAGGTACAATAAATGCATGTAAGAATCCAGTGAGTTCGGTTTTTGGTATCAATACAAATCTGACGGCAAGAGCTACAACTGTAGCTCAAAATCAAGAAACCCAAATCCGAATTGATACAATTGACACAACAATTGGCCCTGTATTGTTCCAAATCAAGTTTGCTTTTAATCCTTGCTAG
- a CDS encoding DUF433 domain-containing protein: MPVVVAKLYVEYRNDAYWVIDTRISLDSVVYAFQSGQSPETIVQSFPLLTLEQVYGAIAFYLANRADIDAYLAAEEIAFDAMPQPLQVTDPALYNKLMAAKVARK, from the coding sequence ATGCCAGTCGTAGTAGCCAAATTGTATGTAGAATATCGAAATGATGCTTATTGGGTTATAGATACCCGAATTTCCCTTGACTCTGTTGTATATGCCTTCCAAAGTGGGCAGTCACCTGAAACCATTGTTCAGTCTTTCCCCCTACTGACACTTGAACAAGTTTATGGAGCGATCGCCTTTTATCTAGCCAATCGTGCTGATATTGACGCTTACCTAGCAGCTGAAGAAATAGCTTTTGATGCGATGCCTCAACCGCTACAGGTTACTGATCCCGCTTTATATAACAAGTTGATGGCAGCTAAGGTAGCAAGAAAGTGA
- a CDS encoding DUF4360 domain-containing protein, which yields MKILTGIISSLTLLSLNVLGLSQVQAQTQGFEFQNVPVSFTGNGCPPGQIQGVLNGDTLSITFSAFEAKASRPNVVSASCNLRIGLNVPSGFNVQPINVLYNGFADVPTRGSADLNVKILFQGREVPTTDNPNRTFPAGFSDVWSKDVGIVLNTINACSRPVSSVFGINSTLTSRGTTIPRGQETQLRIDTIDTTIGPVLFQVKFDFNPC from the coding sequence ATGAAAATTTTAACTGGCATTATTTCCAGCTTGACCCTACTGAGTTTAAATGTTCTGGGTTTATCTCAGGTACAGGCTCAAACACAAGGATTTGAGTTTCAAAATGTTCCAGTAAGTTTTACAGGAAATGGTTGCCCACCGGGACAAATACAGGGAGTTTTAAATGGAGATACTCTTTCAATAACATTTTCTGCGTTTGAAGCTAAAGCTTCACGTCCTAATGTTGTATCAGCATCCTGCAATCTGCGGATCGGTCTGAATGTACCTTCTGGATTTAACGTTCAGCCGATTAACGTCCTATATAATGGCTTTGCAGATGTGCCTACACGAGGCAGTGCTGACCTGAACGTGAAAATACTCTTTCAAGGTAGAGAAGTTCCAACTACCGATAATCCAAACCGAACCTTTCCGGCTGGCTTCTCAGATGTTTGGAGCAAAGATGTAGGTATTGTATTAAACACAATAAATGCATGTAGTAGACCAGTTAGTTCGGTTTTTGGTATCAATTCAACTCTGACGTCAAGAGGTACAACTATACCTAGAGGTCAAGAAACCCAACTCCGAATTGATACAATCGACACAACAATCGGTCCTGTATTGTTCCAAGTCAAGTTTGATTTTAATCCTTGTTAG
- the chlP gene encoding geranylgeranyl reductase translates to MTLRVAVIGSGPAGSSAAETLAASGIETYLFERKLDNAKPCGGAIPLCMVSEFDLPPEIIDRRVRKMKMISPSNREVDINLVNEEEYIGMCRREVLDGFLRDRAAKLGANLINATVHKLDIPGNNTDPYTIHYVDHTDGISQGIAKTLKVDLIIGADGANSRVAKEMDAGDYNYAIAFQERIRLPEDKMAYYNDLAEMYVGDDVSTDFYAWVFPKYDHVAVGTGTMHVNKASIKQLQAGIRARASEKLAGGKIIKVEAHPIPEHPRPRRVVGRIALVGDAAGYVTKSSGEGIYFAAKSGRMCAETIVEASNSGSRIPTEGDLKVYLKRWDKRYGLTYKVLDILQTVFYRSNATREAFVEMCDDLDVQRLTFDSYLYKTVVPANPITQLKITAKTIGSLIRGNALAP, encoded by the coding sequence TTGACACTACGGGTTGCTGTTATTGGGTCAGGCCCTGCTGGTTCATCTGCCGCAGAAACACTGGCAGCCTCTGGGATTGAAACCTACCTGTTTGAGCGGAAGCTAGACAATGCAAAGCCTTGTGGGGGTGCAATTCCTTTATGTATGGTGAGTGAATTTGACTTACCACCAGAGATTATTGATCGCCGGGTACGGAAGATGAAAATGATTTCGCCTTCCAATCGTGAGGTAGATATAAATCTGGTAAATGAAGAAGAATATATAGGAATGTGCCGCCGGGAAGTACTAGATGGCTTTTTGCGCGATCGCGCGGCAAAACTCGGCGCAAATCTAATTAATGCAACTGTTCATAAACTTGATATACCAGGAAACAATACCGATCCCTATACCATCCATTACGTTGACCATACAGATGGGATATCACAGGGTATTGCCAAAACTCTGAAGGTGGATCTAATTATTGGGGCGGATGGGGCTAATTCTCGCGTTGCCAAAGAAATGGACGCTGGGGATTACAATTATGCGATCGCTTTCCAAGAGCGGATTCGCTTACCCGAAGACAAAATGGCCTACTATAACGACCTCGCCGAAATGTATGTCGGTGATGACGTTTCTACCGATTTCTACGCTTGGGTTTTCCCCAAATATGACCACGTAGCGGTTGGTACTGGCACAATGCATGTCAATAAAGCCAGCATCAAACAGTTACAAGCTGGCATCCGCGCCCGTGCTTCGGAGAAATTGGCAGGCGGTAAAATCATCAAAGTAGAAGCGCACCCCATTCCTGAACATCCCCGTCCCCGTCGTGTTGTCGGTCGCATCGCTTTAGTGGGAGATGCTGCTGGTTACGTTACCAAGTCTTCTGGTGAAGGTATTTATTTTGCGGCTAAATCTGGGCGGATGTGTGCCGAAACTATTGTAGAAGCATCTAATAGTGGTAGCCGTATTCCTACAGAAGGCGACCTTAAGGTTTACCTGAAGCGTTGGGATAAAAGATACGGACTCACTTACAAGGTGCTGGACATTCTGCAAACCGTGTTCTATCGTTCCAACGCCACCCGCGAAGCGTTTGTGGAAATGTGCGATGACCTCGATGTACAACGGCTAACATTCGATAGCTATTTGTATAAGACGGTTGTCCCAGCTAATCCCATCACCCAACTGAAAATTACTGCCAAAACCATTGGTAGTCTAATTCGGGGTAATGCCCTTGCACCTTAA
- a CDS encoding DUF5615 family PIN-like protein, producing the protein MNICYQADADLNQAIVTGVLRRESAIDFQTAFTAGLKGVKDPEVLAIAAKQGRILVSHDRKTMPSEFAEFIANNQSSGVIIVSRKLAIEVVIEELLIIWSASSAEEWVDRIAKLPL; encoded by the coding sequence GTGAACATTTGTTACCAAGCCGATGCTGATTTGAATCAGGCGATCGTGACAGGAGTTTTGCGACGAGAATCTGCAATTGACTTCCAAACTGCCTTTACTGCGGGATTGAAAGGTGTAAAAGATCCAGAAGTATTGGCGATCGCCGCAAAGCAAGGGCGTATTCTTGTTAGCCATGACCGAAAAACAATGCCATCAGAATTTGCGGAGTTCATCGCAAACAATCAAAGTTCAGGAGTTATCATCGTATCTAGAAAGTTAGCGATTGAAGTCGTTATCGAAGAATTGCTGATAATTTGGTCAGCATCAAGTGCCGAAGAATGGGTTGATCGCATTGCAAAGCTACCTCTGTGA
- a CDS encoding sulfate/molybdate ABC transporter ATP-binding protein, translating to MGIVVENVSKQFGSFKAVDQVSLEIKSGSLVALLGPSGSGKSTLLRLISGLEMPDSGKILLTGKDATYQSVQQRNIGFVFQHYALFKHLTVKQNIAFGLEIRKAQPKKIKGRVEQLLELVQLSGLGDRYPSQLSGGQRQRVALARALAVEPEVLLLDEPFGALDAKVRKDLRAWLRNLHDEVHVTTVFVTHDQEEAMEVSDEVVVMNRGRVEQVGTPAEIYDNPATAFVMSFIGPVNVLPSNSKIFQSSGFDAPHPQVFLRPQDVILEKVANGSTTAATVSRLIHLGWEIQVELTFDDGQVVMAHLTRDRFNQLELEPKQRVYVKPKDAKSFPLSYSI from the coding sequence GTGGGTATAGTAGTTGAGAATGTCTCCAAACAATTTGGGAGTTTCAAGGCAGTTGATCAGGTCAGCCTGGAAATTAAGAGTGGTTCGCTAGTTGCCTTGCTCGGCCCATCGGGATCAGGTAAATCTACGCTACTACGGTTAATTTCAGGTTTAGAAATGCCAGATAGCGGCAAAATCCTGCTTACCGGTAAGGACGCTACATACCAAAGCGTGCAACAGCGCAATATTGGCTTTGTGTTTCAGCACTATGCCCTATTTAAACATCTAACTGTTAAACAGAATATTGCCTTTGGCTTAGAAATTCGCAAGGCACAGCCAAAGAAAATTAAGGGGCGGGTAGAACAGTTACTAGAATTGGTGCAATTGAGTGGATTAGGCGATCGCTATCCATCACAACTTTCTGGTGGTCAAAGACAACGGGTAGCATTAGCAAGGGCACTGGCAGTAGAACCTGAAGTATTACTGCTAGATGAACCCTTTGGCGCACTTGATGCTAAAGTCCGTAAAGACTTACGGGCATGGTTACGCAATCTCCATGATGAGGTTCATGTTACCACGGTTTTTGTCACCCACGATCAAGAAGAAGCAATGGAAGTCTCTGATGAAGTTGTGGTGATGAATAGAGGGCGTGTCGAACAAGTGGGGACACCAGCAGAAATTTATGATAATCCTGCCACTGCATTTGTGATGAGCTTCATTGGGCCGGTAAATGTGTTACCCAGCAACTCCAAGATTTTTCAAAGTAGCGGATTTGATGCGCCACACCCACAAGTGTTTTTGCGTCCGCAAGATGTGATTTTGGAAAAAGTTGCTAACGGTTCTACTACGGCTGCGACAGTAAGCCGTTTGATACATTTGGGTTGGGAAATTCAGGTAGAATTAACTTTCGATGATGGGCAAGTGGTGATGGCGCATTTAACACGCGATCGCTTTAACCAATTAGAATTAGAACCGAAACAGCGAGTCTATGTGAAGCCAAAGGATGCCAAGTCCTTCCCTCTGTCTTATTCAATTTAG
- a CDS encoding DUF4360 domain-containing protein translates to MKVLTGLFSSLTLLSLNVVGLSQVQAQTATGFRFQQVGGTFFGNGCPNGTAQLVLNGDTASVTFSQFEARASSSKVVSASCNLRFGLDIPSGSNVQPISVRYLGFADVPTGGSADLNVDISFQGASVTTINNPNQTFPAGFSNTWNKNIDIVANTINACSRPVSSIFGINSTLTARARGIPANQETQIRINTIDTTIKNVLFQIKFAFKPC, encoded by the coding sequence ATGAAAGTTTTAACTGGTCTATTTTCCAGTTTGACGCTACTGAGTTTAAATGTTGTGGGTTTATCTCAGGTACAGGCTCAAACAGCGACAGGATTTAGGTTTCAACAAGTTGGTGGAACTTTTTTCGGAAATGGTTGCCCAAACGGAACAGCACAGCTAGTTTTGAATGGAGATACTGCTTCAGTAACATTTTCTCAGTTTGAAGCTAGAGCTTCATCTTCTAAAGTTGTATCAGCATCCTGTAATCTGCGGTTCGGTCTTGATATACCTTCTGGATCTAACGTTCAGCCGATTAGCGTCAGGTATCTTGGCTTTGCAGATGTGCCTACAGGAGGCAGTGCTGATTTGAACGTTGACATATCATTTCAAGGTGCAAGTGTTACAACTATTAATAATCCAAACCAAACGTTTCCGGCTGGCTTTTCAAATACTTGGAACAAAAATATAGATATTGTAGCAAACACAATAAATGCATGTAGTAGACCAGTCAGTTCGATTTTCGGTATCAATTCAACTCTGACTGCAAGAGCTAGAGGTATACCTGCAAATCAAGAAACCCAAATCCGAATTAATACAATTGATACAACAATCAAGAATGTATTGTTCCAAATAAAGTTTGCTTTTAAGCCTTGTTAG
- a CDS encoding DUF4360 domain-containing protein, protein MKVLTGMISSLTLLSLNLVGLSQVQAQTAGFELQEVPVTLFGNGCPNGTAKGILDADTLSITISEFEAKASPPKVVSASCNLRIGLNVPSGFNVQPIQVKYLGFADVPTGGSANLNVKILLQGQEVQTIDDPNATFAPGFSATWSKDVNIVLGTINACQNPVNSIFGINTNLTARARDIPTNQETKIRIDKIDTAIGPVLFQIKFAFNPC, encoded by the coding sequence ATGAAAGTTTTAACTGGTATGATTTCCAGTTTGACTCTACTGAGTTTAAATCTTGTGGGTTTATCTCAGGTACAGGCTCAAACAGCAGGATTTGAGCTTCAAGAAGTTCCAGTAACTCTTTTCGGAAATGGCTGCCCAAACGGAACAGCAAAGGGAATTTTGGATGCAGATACTCTTTCTATAACAATTTCTGAGTTTGAAGCTAAAGCTTCACCTCCTAAGGTTGTATCAGCATCCTGTAATCTGCGGATCGGTCTGAATGTACCTTCTGGATTTAACGTTCAGCCAATTCAAGTCAAGTATCTTGGCTTTGCAGATGTGCCTACAGGAGGCAGTGCTAACCTGAACGTGAAAATACTTCTTCAAGGTCAAGAAGTTCAAACTATCGATGATCCAAATGCAACTTTTGCGCCTGGTTTCTCAGCTACTTGGAGTAAAGATGTAAATATTGTATTAGGCACAATAAATGCATGTCAAAACCCAGTAAATTCGATTTTTGGTATCAATACAAATCTGACGGCAAGAGCTAGAGATATACCTACAAATCAAGAAACCAAAATCCGAATTGATAAAATAGATACAGCAATCGGCCCTGTATTGTTCCAAATCAAGTTTGCTTTTAATCCTTGTTAG
- a CDS encoding photosystem II reaction center protein T produces the protein MESVAYILIFTLCIGTLFFAIAFREPPRFEKPKDK, from the coding sequence ATGGAAAGCGTTGCGTACATCTTGATTTTTACTCTGTGTATAGGTACTCTCTTCTTTGCGATCGCATTTCGTGAACCCCCTCGCTTTGAGAAACCAAAAGATAAGTAG
- a CDS encoding HAD family hydrolase, with amino-acid sequence MVAIKCRDITFDNIQAILFDKNGTLEDSETYLRSLAQRAARLIDAQVPGIGEPLLMAFGIYGNILDPAGLISVASRRETEVAAAAYIAETGRGWFESLKIARQALDEAEKYIEKTPSPLFVGSLDLLKYLRNGGLKLGILSAATSDEVHNFVENHQLNDYIELGMGVDEGPSKPDPVLFLQACQALGVQPGVTLMVGDSVGDMQMARDAKAAGCIGITWVGKSDNVRGADVVINQLDEIQILKD; translated from the coding sequence ATGGTAGCTATTAAATGTAGAGATATCACTTTTGATAATATCCAGGCAATTTTGTTTGACAAAAACGGTACTCTAGAAGATTCAGAAACGTATTTGCGATCGCTCGCACAAAGAGCAGCTAGGTTGATAGACGCTCAAGTTCCCGGTATTGGGGAACCGCTATTAATGGCATTTGGTATCTATGGGAATATTCTAGACCCGGCGGGTTTGATATCGGTAGCGAGTCGCCGTGAAACAGAAGTTGCGGCTGCGGCATATATTGCCGAAACAGGTAGAGGGTGGTTTGAATCTTTAAAAATAGCCCGTCAAGCTTTGGATGAAGCAGAAAAATACATTGAAAAAACTCCTTCACCCCTGTTTGTAGGTAGCTTAGATTTATTGAAATACCTACGAAATGGGGGTTTGAAACTCGGTATCCTCTCCGCAGCAACAAGTGATGAAGTACATAACTTTGTAGAAAATCACCAATTAAATGATTATATCGAGTTGGGAATGGGAGTAGATGAAGGGCCGAGTAAACCAGATCCAGTCCTATTTTTGCAAGCTTGCCAAGCTTTGGGAGTCCAACCAGGCGTTACATTGATGGTAGGTGATTCCGTTGGTGATATGCAGATGGCGCGTGATGCTAAAGCCGCAGGTTGTATTGGTATCACTTGGGTGGGTAAGTCGGATAACGTCCGAGGAGCAGATGTGGTGATTAATCAGCTTGATGAAATCCAGATTTTAAAAGATTAG